In one window of Phyllopteryx taeniolatus isolate TA_2022b chromosome 23, UOR_Ptae_1.2, whole genome shotgun sequence DNA:
- the LOC133472533 gene encoding oocyte zinc finger protein XlCOF6-like, protein MCATRTPEYDEEEELCGPEEEKEPRLQLLQPPTALRGADITEHLRTERQEPEPPRIKEEVEDEEIRHIKEEEKPILIKKEEEEACPHIKEEEDITRFPVTDVPLKSEDEGPSEESRGAEPPSSNSSQHMTTEGDGDHRAGSQADGLLAPLSDSDDMTSHSPHTDDDGQSQVDMTFHTDNKRWKCSLCGTTFAYKSSLKHHMRTHTGEKPFSCSDCGQRFSEKGHLTRHRRTHTDEKPFSCSVCGQRFTQKGSLKIHRRTHTGEKPFCCTVCGQRFTQKGSLKIHTRTHTGEKPFSCSDCDQRFSEKGHLTRHTRTHTDEKPFSCLDCGQRFSDNGTLTRHTRTHTGEKPFSCSVCGQRFTQKGGLNIHTRTHTGEKPFSCSNCGQRFSKNEDLKIHTRTHTGEKPFFCSVCGQRFSVKRNLKMHTRTHTGEKPLSCSDCDQRFSDTGTLTRHTSADTDITEDLRTKCQEPEPPHIKEEVEDEHVHHMKEEAEPILIKKEEEEVHRRFKQEEEEDITKFPLTGVPLKSEDEGPSEESRGAEPPSSSSSQHMTTEGDGDHRGGSQADGLLAPLSDSDDMTSHSPHTDDDGQSEVDMTFHTDNKRWKCSLCGKTFAYKSSLKQHMRIHTVERAFSCSDCGQRFSHKGHLTSHTRTHTGEKPFSCSVCGQRFTQKGNLKIHTSTHTGEKLFSCSVCGRRFTQKGNLKKHTRTHTGEKPFSCLVCGQRFSRRDRAKTHKCAGEKSRDQGFNENVNM, encoded by the exons acatcactgAACATCTTCGTACTGAgcggcaggagccagagccccctcgcattaaagaggaagtggaggatgaAGAGATCcgccacatcaaagaggaagagaagcctattttgattaaaaaagaagaggaagaagcgtGCCCCcatatcaaagaggaagaggatatTACCAGGTTTCCAGTGACTgatgtccctttgaagagtgaagatgaaggtccaagtgaggagagcagaggggcggagcctccaagcagcaactcaagtcaacacatgacaacagaaggtgatggagaccaccgtgcaggatcacaagcagacggcctcttagctccactatcagatagtgacgacatgacgtcgcactctcctcacactgatgacGATGGACAGTCTCAAGTCGATATGacatttcacactgacaacaaacggtGGAAATGTTCCCTGTGTGGGACAACATTTGCTTATAAGAGTAGTTTGAAACatcacatgagaacacacactggtgagaaacctttttcctgctcagattgtggtcaaagattctctgagaaGGGACACTTGACAAGACACAGAAGAACCCACACggatgagaaacctttttcctgctcagtttgtggtcaaagattcactcagaagggaagcttaaaaatacacagaagaacacacactggtgagaaacctttttgctgcacagtttgtggtcaaagattcactcagaagggaagcttaaaaatacacacaagaacacacactggtgagaaacctttttcctgctcagattgtgatcaaagattctctgagaaGGGACACttgacaagacacacaagaacccacactgatGAGAAACCGTTTTCCTGCTTAGATTGTGGTCAGAGATTCTCTGACAACGGAACATTGACAAGACACacgagaacccacactggtgagaaaccgttttcctgctcagtttgtggtcaaagattcactcagaaagGAGGCTTAAatatacacacaagaacacacactggtgagaaacctttttcctgctcaaactgtggccaaagattctcaaAGAATGAAGActtaaaaatccacacaagaactcacactggcgagaaaccttttttctgctcagtttgtggtcaaagattctctgtgaagagaaacttaaaaatgcacacaagaacccacactggtgagaaacctttgtcctgctcagattgtgatCAGAGATTCTCTGACACGGGAACCTTGACAAGACACACAAGCGCcgacactg ACATCACTGAAGATCTTCGTACTAAGTGccaggagccagagccccctcacattaaagaggaagtggaggatgaACATGTCCACCACATGAAAGAGGAAGCGGAGcccattttgattaaaaaagaggaggaagaagtgcACCGCCGcttcaaacaggaagaggaggaggatatcaccaagtttccattgactggtgtccctttgaagagtgaagatgaaggtccaagtgaggagagcagaggggcggagcctccaagcagcagctcaagtcaacacatgacaacagaaggtgatggagaccaccgtggaggatcacaagcagacggcctcttggctccactgtcagatagtgacgacatgacgtcgcactctcctcacactgatgatgatggacAGTCTGAAGTCGATATGACATTTCACACcgacaacaaacgatggaaatgttccctgtgtgggaaaacatttgcttatAAGAGTAGTTTGAAACaacacatgagaatacacactgTCGAGAGagctttttcctgctcagattgtggccaGAGATTCTCTCACAAGGGACACTTGACAAGCCACACAAGAActcacactggcgagaaacctttttcctgctcagtttgtggtcaaagattcactcagaagggaaacttaaaaatacacacaagtacccacactggcgagaaacttttttcctgctcggtttgtggtcgaagattcactcagaagggaaacttaaaaaaacacacaagaacccacaccggtgagaaacctttttcctgcttagtttgtggtcaaagattctctcgcaGGGATCGGgctaagacacacaagtgtgctggggAGAAAAGCCGTGATCAAggttttaatgaaaatgtaaatatgtaa